From a region of the Nitrospinota bacterium genome:
- a CDS encoding NADH-quinone oxidoreductase subunit C: MENTEIIDRVKSQFGDLVIDSHNFRGDQTVTIKNERTLEFFQFLRDDPNLAFNFLMDLTAVDYYKKKSQRFEVVYHLYCLKNNSRFRVKIPVDEKDCKVISITPLWKTANWYEREIWDMYGIKFQDHPNLSRILLYEGFKGHPLRKDYPINKRQPLIGPLN, translated from the coding sequence ATGGAAAACACCGAAATCATCGATCGAGTTAAGTCTCAATTTGGCGATCTGGTTATTGATTCGCACAATTTCCGTGGGGATCAAACCGTCACTATAAAGAATGAGCGTACTTTAGAGTTTTTTCAATTTCTTCGGGATGATCCAAACTTAGCGTTTAATTTTTTAATGGATCTGACCGCCGTTGATTATTATAAGAAGAAATCCCAACGGTTTGAAGTGGTTTACCATTTGTACTGTTTGAAAAATAACTCTCGCTTTCGTGTAAAAATACCAGTGGATGAAAAAGATTGCAAAGTCATATCCATCACTCCATTATGGAAAACTGCAAACTGGTATGAACGAGAAATTTGGGATATGTACGGTATTAAGTTTCAGGATCATCCCAATTTGAGTCGGATTTTGTTGTATGAAGGATTTAAGGGGCATCCCTTGCGTAAAGATTATCCCATCAACAAGCGGCAACCCTTGATTGGGCCGTTAAACTAA